CCGTTCGGGTCGAACTTCAAGTTGTCCCAAGGCTCGGAGTTTGTCATCATATAGAAGCGTACAGGGTCGGCCCCATACTTATCAATCATTTCAAACGGATTGGTCACATTGCCCACATGCTTGCTCATCTTGTTTCCCTTGGCATCAAGCACAAGGCCTGTAGAGATGACATTCTTGAAGGCCACATGATCAAACACCATTGTGGAAATGGCATGCAAGGTAAAGAACCAGCCACGCGTCTGGTCTACTCCCTCATTAATGAAGTCGGCAGGATAGTAAGCCGGAGGCACAGGGATGCCCTCATAGGTAGAAGTGACAAGCTCTCGACGATATTCGTCTTCGCTCTTGCCTGTAGCTTTCAGTCCTTCGGGTACAATCTCACCCTCAAACGGATAGTGCTGTTGAGCATAAGGCATGGAGCCCGAGTCAAACCAAACGTCAATCAAATCGCTCTCGCGCTTCATGGGTTCGCCTGCCTCGTTGACCAGAACGATATCATCTACGTATGGACGGTGCAGGTCGACCTTATCATAATTTTCTTTTGAATAGTCTCCAGGAACAAAGCCTTTGTCCTTCAGCGGATTGCTCTTCATCACACCGGCGGCCACACTCTTCTCGACTTCTGCATAGAGTTCTTCCAGGCTTCCGATACACTTTTCATTACGCTTATCATCCCGCCAGATAGGAAGAGGGGTTCCCCAGAAGCGTGAACGTGAGAGGTTCCAGTCGTTCAGGTTCTCCAACCAATTGCCGAAACGCCCCGTACCCGTACTTTCTGGTTGCCAACGAATAGTGTTGTTGAGTTCCACCATACGCTCTTTCTTTGCCGTGTCCTTAATAAACCAGCTATCAAGCGGATAATAAAGCACAGGCTTATCTGTACGCCAGCAATGCGGATAGTTGTGCACATGCTTTTCAATCTTGAAAGCTGTGCCCTCCTGCTTCATCTCCATACAGAGCACGATGTTCAGGTCTTCATCCTTTTCACTGGCTTTCTTGTCCCAAACTCCGTCAGGATTATATTTCGGGTCGTATGAATTCTTCACATAGTCACCGGCATGATGCCCATAGGCTTCCTTGTCTATGCAAGCCTTTATGAAGTTATTATCGAGGTCTTCCAAACCATAATATTTACCCTGTAAATCAACCATTGGTCGAGTCTCACCCTGCTGGTTAATCAAATAAAGGGCTGGAATATTTGCGTCTTTAGCCACTTTAGCATCATCAGCACCAAAGGTGGGCGCAATGTGCACGATACCTGTACCGTCTTCAGTGGTCACATAGTCACCCAAGATAACACGGAAAGCTTCGCTGTCCATTTCAACAAACGTGTCACGACCGTCTTCGCTTGCAAACACCTTGTCGGCATGTGACTCGGCATAGGCTTTCACAAACGCTGGTGAAAAGTCATCCACCTTCTCGCAAGGCTTTACCCAGGGCATGAGCTGGCCATAATGAAGTCCTTCTAAATCAGAGCCTTTCATTCGGTCTACAATACGCCAAGGACATTTTTTATTCTCCTTGTCAAAAGCGCCAAGTTCGCCCTCCTTCACTTCCTGCTCTGGGTTGAGATAGGCACTGACACGACTCTCTGCCATGATTAAGGTAACAGGCTGACCATCATAGAGATTATAAGTCTCCACAGCCACATAGTCAATCTTTGGACCAACACAGAGTGCCACGTTTGAAGGAAGTGTCCAAGGCGTAGTGGTCCACGCAATGAAATAAGGCTTACCATGCTTTGTCCATTCGGCCTTGGGGTCTTTGATGAGGAACTGAGCCGTAACCGTAGTGTCTTTCACATCACGATAACATCCTGGCTGATTCAGCTCATGGCTCGACAATCCCGTACCGGCAGCCGGAGAGTAAGGTTGAATGGTATAACCTTTATAGAGCAGACCCTTGTTGTAGAGTTGTTTCAAAAGCCACCAAAGGGTCTCT
The nucleotide sequence above comes from Segatella oris. Encoded proteins:
- the ileS gene encoding isoleucine--tRNA ligase, producing the protein MAKKFAEHDGLNLVKTNQEVLAEWEKNDIFHKSIAEREGCPQFIFFEGPPSANGHPGIHHVLARAIKDTFNRYKTMKGYQVHRKAGWDTHGLPVELGVEKELGITKKDIDNKASQKYISTEDYNKKCRENVMMFTAEWRELTEKMGYFVDLDHPYITYDNKYIETLWWLLKQLYNKGLLYKGYTIQPYSPAAGTGLSSHELNQPGCYRDVKDTTVTAQFLIKDPKAEWTKHGKPYFIAWTTTPWTLPSNVALCVGPKIDYVAVETYNLYDGQPVTLIMAESRVSAYLNPEQEVKEGELGAFDKENKKCPWRIVDRMKGSDLEGLHYGQLMPWVKPCEKVDDFSPAFVKAYAESHADKVFASEDGRDTFVEMDSEAFRVILGDYVTTEDGTGIVHIAPTFGADDAKVAKDANIPALYLINQQGETRPMVDLQGKYYGLEDLDNNFIKACIDKEAYGHHAGDYVKNSYDPKYNPDGVWDKKASEKDEDLNIVLCMEMKQEGTAFKIEKHVHNYPHCWRTDKPVLYYPLDSWFIKDTAKKERMVELNNTIRWQPESTGTGRFGNWLENLNDWNLSRSRFWGTPLPIWRDDKRNEKCIGSLEELYAEVEKSVAAGVMKSNPLKDKGFVPGDYSKENYDKVDLHRPYVDDIVLVNEAGEPMKRESDLIDVWFDSGSMPYAQQHYPFEGEIVPEGLKATGKSEDEYRRELVTSTYEGIPVPPAYYPADFINEGVDQTRGWFFTLHAISTMVFDHVAFKNVISTGLVLDAKGNKMSKHVGNVTNPFEMIDKYGADPVRFYMMTNSEPWDNLKFDPNGVDETRRKLFGTLYNTYSFFALYANVDGFNPEAEQVALENRPEIDRWIISKANSLIKGVEHELENFDPTRAGRLIDAFVNDDLSNWYVRLNRKRFWGTEMSEDKLSAYQTLYTCLMTVAKLLAPFAPFYADELYHDLGGKLESVHLDLFPIADEQAIDADLEIRMGMAQKITSMTLALRRKINIKVRQPLAQIMIPAIDAEQRQHIEAVADLIKNEVNVKELLFVEGQGMLVKKIKCNFRVMGKKFGKLMKSVAAHMDALTQDEIALLETSGSISFEVEGQAVTVEACDVDIISEDIPGWLVSNEGNLTVALEVELTEDLKREGMARELINRIQNLRKETGLEITDRILVTVAPNVQTDAAIESFGEMIKSQVLANDIKIADNQGAEVEFDDFKLNILVEKD